A section of the Gloeobacter violaceus PCC 7421 genome encodes:
- a CDS encoding transglutaminase domain-containing protein, with the protein MKLSVGCTLGYRCDGPATLMLTIRPQDGGNQQVMSEHFRIEPDLPKEHFEDSFGNRTVRLRPSGGRVQIDYQALVHLQPPFAGSWEEARQVDPGELPPEVVPYLFPSRYCQSDRMVPLANSLVGHLEPGYARIDGLCDWIYENIAYSYGTSDVHTSAPDTVIERIGVCRDFAHLGIALSRALGIPARFVAGYAFKLDPPDFHAYFETYLGGNWYLFDATRKAHREGLVRIATGRDAADTSFANLFGEVTPDGMAVWAREVSDDSPSEPAPVETPLSNQVA; encoded by the coding sequence ATGAAACTTTCCGTAGGTTGCACCCTGGGCTACCGCTGCGACGGGCCCGCTACTCTGATGCTCACCATCCGCCCGCAAGACGGCGGCAACCAGCAGGTGATGAGCGAGCATTTCCGCATCGAGCCCGACTTGCCCAAAGAACACTTCGAAGACAGCTTCGGCAACCGCACGGTGCGCCTGCGCCCCAGCGGCGGGCGGGTGCAGATCGACTACCAGGCCCTGGTGCACCTGCAGCCGCCTTTTGCAGGCTCCTGGGAGGAGGCCCGCCAGGTCGATCCGGGCGAACTGCCCCCGGAGGTCGTGCCGTATTTGTTTCCAAGCCGCTACTGCCAGTCCGACCGGATGGTGCCCTTGGCCAATAGCCTCGTGGGCCATCTCGAACCGGGCTACGCCCGCATCGACGGTCTGTGCGACTGGATTTACGAGAATATCGCCTACAGCTACGGCACCTCCGACGTGCACACCTCCGCCCCCGACACGGTGATCGAGCGCATCGGCGTCTGCCGCGACTTCGCCCACCTGGGCATCGCCCTCAGCCGTGCCTTGGGCATCCCGGCCCGCTTCGTGGCGGGCTACGCCTTCAAGCTCGATCCGCCCGATTTTCATGCCTACTTCGAAACCTACCTGGGCGGCAACTGGTACCTGTTCGACGCCACCCGCAAAGCCCACCGCGAGGGCCTGGTGCGCATCGCCACCGGCCGCGACGCCGCCGACACCTCCTTTGCCAATCTCTTCGGAGAGGTCACCCCCGACGGCATGGCCGTCTGGGCGCGCGAGGTTTCGGACGACTCACCCTCCGAACCCGCTCCCGTCGAGACGCCGCTTTCCAATCAGGTTGCTTGA
- a CDS encoding 2Fe-2S iron-sulfur cluster-binding protein, translated as MPQRYTVEIRDPARGRVYRLRAREDQYILREAEAQGVALPFSCRNGACTTCAARVLTGRLRQPEAMGLSGELQAQGYALLCVSYAQSNLEVELQNEDEVYMLQFGQNFAQGQVAAGLPLEGD; from the coding sequence ATGCCTCAGCGCTACACCGTCGAGATCCGCGATCCTGCCCGCGGCCGGGTCTACCGCCTGCGCGCCCGCGAAGATCAATATATTTTGCGCGAGGCCGAGGCCCAGGGCGTTGCCCTGCCCTTCTCCTGCCGCAACGGTGCGTGCACCACCTGTGCCGCCCGGGTGCTCACCGGCCGCTTGCGCCAGCCCGAGGCGATGGGCCTTTCCGGCGAACTGCAGGCCCAGGGTTACGCGCTGTTGTGCGTTTCCTACGCCCAATCGAACCTTGAAGTCGAACTGCAGAACGAGGACGAAGTGTACATGCTCCAGTTTGGGCAAAACTTTGCCCAGGGCCAGGTCGCCGCCGGTCTGCCCCTGGAAGGGGACTAG
- a CDS encoding fructosamine kinase family protein: protein MWTAIARHIAQSTGEAFAAEGRSAVGGGSINRTCVLSGSGRRYFVKLNTPDTLAMFEAEADGLEALHRAGALRVPRPICSGVAADSAYLVIEWLPLGGRGDWEQLGEQLARLHRTISSKGFGWRRDNTIGSTPQPNPWTADWAAFFARHRIGHQLALARGSAIDRATAQELVERIPNLLAGHCPEPSLLHGDLWLGNADFTAAGEPVIFDPATYYGDRETDLAMSELFDGFPESFYRGYRRAWPLAPGYERRKVLYNLYHVLNHYNLFGGGYASQANRMIRQLLIQSD, encoded by the coding sequence ATGTGGACCGCAATCGCTAGGCACATCGCCCAGAGCACCGGCGAGGCGTTCGCGGCCGAGGGCCGGAGTGCAGTGGGCGGTGGCAGCATCAACCGCACCTGCGTCCTCTCAGGCTCTGGCCGGCGCTACTTTGTGAAGCTCAACACCCCGGACACCCTCGCCATGTTCGAAGCCGAGGCGGATGGCCTCGAAGCGTTGCACCGCGCTGGAGCCCTCCGCGTTCCCCGCCCGATTTGCTCAGGAGTTGCCGCCGACTCGGCCTACCTGGTCATCGAGTGGCTGCCCTTGGGGGGCCGGGGCGATTGGGAGCAATTGGGCGAGCAGTTGGCCCGCCTGCACCGGACCATCAGTTCCAAAGGATTCGGCTGGCGGCGCGACAACACGATCGGCTCCACCCCCCAGCCCAATCCCTGGACCGCCGATTGGGCCGCCTTTTTTGCCCGCCACCGCATCGGCCACCAGCTCGCCCTCGCCCGCGGCTCCGCCATCGACCGTGCTACCGCTCAGGAGCTGGTCGAACGCATCCCCAACCTGCTTGCCGGTCACTGCCCCGAACCATCGCTGTTGCACGGTGATCTGTGGTTGGGCAACGCCGATTTCACCGCCGCGGGGGAGCCCGTCATCTTCGACCCGGCCACTTACTACGGCGATCGAGAAACGGATCTGGCCATGAGCGAATTATTCGACGGCTTCCCGGAAAGCTTCTACCGCGGCTACCGGCGGGCCTGGCCGCTTGCTCCCGGCTACGAGCGGCGCAAAGTGCTCTACAACCTCTACCATGTTCTCAACCACTACAATCTGTTCGGCGGCGGCTACGCCTCCCAGGCCAACCGCATGATCCGGCAATTACTTATCCAGTCGGATTGA
- a CDS encoding TlyA family RNA methyltransferase: protein MAERPARLRLDQILVERGLAESRQKAQALIRAGQVRVGGERFDKPGSLCPVDSEVSVAAGSPFVSRGGEKLTGALARFDVHIEGRVCLDGGISTGGFADCLLQRGAARVYGIDVGYGQVAWKLRTDPRVVLKERTNLRHLRPAELYGPGDPWPDLATADLSFISLKLVLGPIWQLLLVPREVLLLVKPQFEAGRERVGKNGVVRDPAVHREVIADVWSVSQALGWGFRGLCPSPITGPAGNREYWLWLSMEAGHFLAPETIEAVVREVAATR, encoded by the coding sequence ATGGCCGAGCGACCGGCGCGCCTCAGGCTCGATCAGATCCTGGTCGAACGGGGCCTGGCCGAAAGCCGCCAGAAAGCCCAGGCTCTGATCCGGGCCGGACAGGTGCGCGTGGGCGGCGAGCGGTTCGACAAGCCCGGTTCGCTGTGCCCGGTCGATAGCGAAGTGTCGGTGGCAGCCGGTTCGCCCTTCGTCTCGCGCGGCGGCGAGAAGCTCACGGGGGCGCTCGCCCGCTTTGATGTGCATATCGAGGGCCGCGTCTGCCTGGATGGCGGCATCTCCACCGGCGGATTTGCCGATTGTCTGCTGCAGCGGGGGGCAGCGCGGGTCTACGGTATCGACGTGGGTTACGGTCAGGTGGCCTGGAAACTGCGCACCGACCCGCGCGTCGTGCTCAAAGAACGTACCAACCTGCGCCATTTAAGGCCTGCCGAACTCTACGGCCCGGGCGATCCCTGGCCGGATCTGGCGACGGCGGATCTGTCGTTCATCTCGCTCAAGCTGGTGCTCGGCCCCATCTGGCAATTGCTGCTGGTGCCGCGCGAAGTGCTGCTCCTCGTCAAGCCGCAGTTCGAAGCAGGACGGGAGCGCGTCGGCAAGAACGGCGTCGTGCGCGATCCGGCTGTCCACCGAGAGGTGATAGCCGATGTCTGGTCTGTCTCACAAGCCCTCGGTTGGGGTTTTCGAGGGCTCTGCCCGTCTCCGATCACCGGACCTGCCGGCAATCGCGAGTACTGGCTGTGGTTGTCAATGGAGGCAGGCCACTTCCTGGCTCCGGAGACGATCGAGGCGGTCGTGCGCGAAGTGGCAGCGACGCGTTAG
- the ahcY gene encoding adenosylhomocysteinase: MTAVKTPIQVRYEVRNLELAAEGRQRIEWAAREMPVLKQLRQRFSQERPLAGIRISACCHVTTETANLAVALKAAGADALLIASNPLSTQDDVAASLVVDHGIPVFALKGEDTATYLRHVRVALDHRPQIIIDDGSDVVATMIKDRPDLIAGVIGTTEETTTGIVRLKAMLAAGVLTFPAMAVNDAETKHFFDNRYGTGQSTLDGIIRATNILLAGKTIVVAGYGWCGKGVALRARGMGANVVVTEINPVRAIEAAMDGLQVMPMAEAACLGDLFITVTGNKHVIRREHFAMMKDGAIVCNSGHFDIEIDLVALGELSSERRMVRPFTEEYTLEGGKSVIVLGEGRLINLAAAEGHPASVMDMSFANQALAVEYLIKNQGKLSPGIYNIPEELDRQIAALKLAAMGIAIDTLTPDQLHYISSWDEGTE; this comes from the coding sequence ATGACAGCAGTAAAGACCCCAATCCAGGTGCGCTACGAAGTTCGCAACCTCGAACTGGCGGCTGAAGGCAGACAGCGTATCGAATGGGCGGCGCGCGAGATGCCCGTGCTCAAACAATTGCGCCAGCGTTTTTCCCAGGAACGCCCTTTAGCCGGCATTCGCATTTCCGCCTGCTGTCACGTCACGACCGAGACGGCCAACCTGGCTGTCGCCCTGAAGGCGGCTGGGGCCGACGCCTTGCTTATCGCAAGCAACCCCCTTTCGACCCAGGACGATGTCGCCGCCTCGCTGGTGGTCGATCACGGCATTCCGGTCTTTGCCCTCAAGGGTGAGGACACCGCCACCTACTTGCGTCATGTCCGTGTCGCCCTCGACCACCGGCCGCAGATCATCATCGACGACGGCTCCGATGTGGTGGCGACGATGATCAAAGACCGCCCCGATCTGATTGCCGGGGTGATCGGCACCACCGAGGAGACCACCACCGGCATCGTCCGCCTCAAGGCGATGCTCGCCGCCGGGGTGCTCACCTTTCCGGCGATGGCGGTCAACGACGCCGAGACCAAGCACTTTTTCGACAACCGCTACGGCACCGGTCAATCGACCCTGGATGGCATTATCCGGGCCACCAACATTCTGCTTGCGGGTAAGACGATCGTTGTCGCCGGTTACGGCTGGTGCGGCAAGGGTGTGGCCCTGCGCGCCCGCGGTATGGGGGCGAATGTCGTCGTGACCGAGATCAACCCCGTGCGCGCCATCGAAGCGGCGATGGACGGCTTGCAGGTGATGCCGATGGCCGAGGCCGCTTGCCTGGGTGACCTGTTCATCACCGTCACCGGCAACAAGCACGTCATCCGCCGCGAGCACTTCGCGATGATGAAGGACGGCGCCATCGTCTGCAACTCCGGCCACTTTGACATCGAAATCGACTTGGTCGCCCTGGGCGAACTGTCCAGCGAGCGCCGCATGGTCCGTCCTTTCACCGAGGAGTACACCCTCGAAGGGGGCAAATCGGTGATCGTGCTGGGCGAAGGCCGTCTAATCAACCTGGCCGCCGCCGAGGGCCACCCCGCCTCGGTGATGGACATGAGCTTCGCCAACCAGGCTCTGGCCGTCGAGTACCTGATCAAGAACCAGGGCAAGCTCTCCCCGGGCATCTACAACATCCCCGAAGAACTCGACCGGCAAATCGCCGCCCTCAAGCTCGCCGCCATGGGCATCGCCATCGACACCCTGACGCCCGACCAGCTCCACTACATCTCCTCGTGGGACGAAGGGACCGAATAG
- a CDS encoding CPBP family intramembrane glutamic endopeptidase → MMRRALLVVTTVLVLLLGGTRFVQTLQEPQPRAQIALEGTDLQLQLLTLKTDPDWREAMAPLDERQLLSEAVEAYREAKLEAPARPAQLVKLGLLEAARGNTEPARTAWKQVEVRSPLGPTAAVLADLWARPPILPPEAENILESKLAGWYRTAALTRLYQLQQRSDALRTLQADASAKATRTLVRLGVLNLLPLAALVAGLVVLVSWVVWRNRRPDPPGWQVPWNVQTVWEVMVYWFAAFFSAGFLVSALVAGLRPEQADPLFQALFTLLVYGLIAGAGLGLLWSLVWKPHPESRALFSYRLVAGWERWGIGGWLAAVPLVLATSLLAQRLVGEGGGGNSLLTGIGGADAWPVRIVLFLSVAVAAPLFEETLFRGFVFPSLASRLGAPAGVVASAALFGIAHFSALEFFPLFALGVVLATVYHYTRSLAPCILLHSLWNGSTFLFLTVLSG, encoded by the coding sequence ATGATGCGCCGAGCGCTGCTGGTGGTGACGACGGTTCTGGTGTTGCTCCTGGGGGGGACCCGCTTCGTGCAGACCCTCCAGGAGCCCCAGCCCCGCGCCCAAATCGCCCTTGAAGGGACCGACCTGCAATTGCAGCTGCTCACCCTCAAGACCGACCCCGACTGGCGCGAGGCGATGGCCCCGCTCGATGAGCGGCAACTGCTGTCCGAAGCAGTCGAAGCTTACCGCGAGGCGAAGCTGGAAGCGCCCGCCCGCCCCGCCCAACTGGTCAAACTCGGTCTGCTGGAGGCGGCCCGGGGCAACACCGAGCCCGCCCGGACGGCCTGGAAGCAGGTGGAGGTCCGCTCGCCCCTGGGACCGACGGCCGCAGTGCTGGCCGATCTGTGGGCTCGCCCGCCGATCTTGCCCCCCGAGGCCGAAAACATTCTCGAAAGCAAGCTGGCCGGCTGGTACCGCACCGCCGCCCTCACCCGCCTCTACCAACTGCAGCAGCGCTCCGACGCCCTGCGGACTTTGCAGGCCGACGCGAGCGCCAAAGCCACCCGCACCCTGGTGCGCCTCGGGGTGCTCAACCTTCTGCCGCTGGCCGCGCTGGTGGCGGGCCTGGTCGTTTTGGTGAGCTGGGTCGTCTGGCGCAACCGCAGGCCCGATCCGCCCGGGTGGCAGGTGCCCTGGAATGTCCAGACCGTCTGGGAAGTGATGGTCTACTGGTTTGCCGCTTTTTTCAGCGCCGGGTTTCTCGTGAGCGCCTTGGTCGCGGGGTTGCGGCCGGAGCAAGCCGATCCGCTCTTTCAGGCGCTCTTCACGCTGCTGGTCTACGGCCTGATCGCCGGGGCGGGTCTGGGGTTGCTGTGGTCGCTGGTCTGGAAGCCCCATCCCGAAAGCCGCGCTCTATTTAGCTACCGGCTGGTCGCCGGCTGGGAGCGCTGGGGAATCGGCGGCTGGCTTGCGGCGGTGCCGTTGGTGCTTGCCACCTCGCTGCTCGCCCAGCGCCTGGTGGGCGAAGGCGGCGGCGGCAACTCGCTGCTCACCGGCATCGGCGGCGCCGACGCATGGCCGGTGCGGATCGTACTCTTTTTGAGCGTCGCGGTCGCAGCCCCGCTCTTTGAAGAGACGCTCTTTCGCGGCTTTGTCTTTCCATCGCTGGCAAGCCGCCTGGGTGCCCCGGCGGGGGTGGTCGCCTCCGCCGCCCTTTTTGGGATTGCCCACTTCAGCGCCCTCGAATTTTTTCCGCTCTTTGCCCTGGGCGTGGTGCTCGCCACCGTCTATCACTACACCCGCTCCTTGGCGCCGTGCATCCTGCTGCACTCGCTGTGGAACGGTTCGACATTTTTGTTTCTCACGGTGCTGAGCGGTTAA
- the pgl gene encoding 6-phosphogluconolactonase: MRGAITIFPDLESLSLEAAQLFEEAAHAAIALHNRFCVSLAGGSTPKRLYQLLATEPHRSKLPWNQIHLFWGDERFVPPDDPQSNYRMVKEALLDHVAIPVANVHAMPVGSDDIEEAARLHSAQLSEFFGGDIRLDLALMGMGADGHTASLFPGDGALTVDDRPVAAARPASQPTARLTLTYPVFNRSRKVLFLVAGADKAEVLTRVLAGDTTYPSALIDPADGERFWMLDQAAAAKLPLPS; encoded by the coding sequence ATGCGCGGCGCCATCACCATCTTTCCGGATCTGGAGAGCCTGTCGCTGGAAGCGGCACAGCTATTCGAGGAGGCAGCCCACGCTGCCATCGCCCTGCACAACCGCTTTTGCGTGTCGCTCGCGGGCGGTTCGACGCCCAAACGGCTCTACCAGTTGCTCGCCACCGAGCCGCACCGCTCCAAGTTGCCCTGGAATCAGATTCATCTATTCTGGGGCGACGAACGCTTCGTGCCGCCCGATGACCCGCAGAGCAACTACCGGATGGTCAAAGAGGCGCTGCTGGACCATGTCGCCATCCCCGTGGCGAACGTGCACGCGATGCCCGTGGGCAGCGACGATATCGAGGAAGCGGCCCGCCTGCACTCGGCCCAGTTGTCCGAGTTTTTTGGCGGCGACATTCGCCTTGACCTGGCATTGATGGGTATGGGCGCCGACGGGCACACCGCCTCGCTCTTTCCAGGCGATGGCGCTCTGACCGTGGACGATCGGCCGGTGGCGGCGGCCCGCCCCGCCTCCCAACCGACGGCCCGCCTGACCCTTACCTACCCGGTCTTCAACCGCAGCCGCAAGGTGCTTTTTCTGGTGGCCGGTGCCGACAAAGCCGAGGTGCTGACCCGGGTGCTCGCCGGCGACACCACCTACCCGAGTGCCCTTATCGATCCCGCCGACGGCGAACGCTTCTGGATGCTCGATCAAGCCGCCGCCGCCAAGCTGCCACTTCCTAGCTAA
- a CDS encoding low molecular weight protein-tyrosine-phosphatase, which yields MDEKLLFVCMGNICRSPAAEGIMVYLLEKAGLGGQVVCDSAGTIAYHVGEPPDRRMRAAATRRGIALRGTARKFSPADFDHFDRILVMDRANYEDILDLDPSGRRRPKVKLVCEYCRVYPDREVPDPYYGGDAGFEHVLDLLLDACSGLLDAIRSGHVDRNR from the coding sequence ATGGACGAAAAACTGCTGTTCGTCTGCATGGGAAACATTTGCCGCTCGCCGGCCGCCGAGGGGATCATGGTCTATCTGCTCGAAAAGGCCGGGCTGGGTGGTCAGGTGGTTTGCGACTCCGCAGGGACGATCGCCTACCACGTGGGAGAACCCCCCGACCGGCGCATGCGCGCCGCCGCCACCCGCCGGGGCATTGCGCTGCGCGGCACCGCCCGCAAATTTTCGCCCGCCGATTTCGACCACTTCGACCGCATCCTGGTGATGGACCGGGCCAATTACGAGGACATCCTCGATCTCGACCCCTCCGGCCGCCGTCGCCCCAAAGTCAAACTCGTCTGCGAATATTGCCGCGTGTACCCGGATCGGGAAGTCCCCGATCCGTACTACGGCGGTGACGCCGGTTTCGAGCATGTCTTGGATCTGTTGCTCGACGCCTGCTCGGGTCTGCTCGACGCCATCCGCAGCGGCCATGTGGACCGCAATCGCTAG
- a CDS encoding HAD family hydrolase has translation MALRAVLFDFNGVLVDDEPLHRALTLQVLGEAFNLEVSRAEYRRHCLGRPDREAFRAVLEARGLAVGDGALAALMRRKTELYRERAAPKDLLVVGVQALLADLVGRGMHLAVVTGSGGEEVSWLLENTGLREYFALIVAAEDIQRGKPDPEGYRTALGRLGREPEEALAVEDSLAGIEAARRAGLRVLALTTAVPMHLLQRRTQWVVDRYEQLDLDAVVQFYGRAAPLPPSGGSA, from the coding sequence GTGGCTTTGCGGGCGGTTCTGTTTGATTTCAACGGCGTGCTGGTCGACGACGAGCCGCTGCACCGGGCTTTGACCCTGCAGGTGCTGGGCGAAGCGTTCAACCTGGAAGTCAGCCGTGCCGAGTACCGGCGCCATTGCCTGGGCCGCCCCGATCGCGAAGCGTTTCGCGCCGTGCTCGAAGCGCGCGGTCTGGCGGTGGGCGACGGCGCCCTTGCCGCCCTGATGCGGCGCAAAACCGAGCTGTACCGCGAGCGGGCGGCGCCCAAGGACTTGCTCGTGGTCGGGGTGCAGGCGTTGCTTGCGGATCTCGTGGGCCGGGGGATGCATCTGGCCGTGGTCACCGGCAGCGGCGGCGAAGAAGTGAGCTGGTTGCTCGAGAACACCGGCCTGAGAGAGTACTTTGCTCTGATTGTGGCCGCCGAGGACATCCAGCGCGGCAAACCGGACCCGGAGGGCTACCGCACGGCGCTGGGGCGCCTCGGCCGTGAACCCGAGGAAGCCCTGGCGGTGGAGGATAGCCTGGCGGGGATCGAAGCGGCGCGGCGTGCCGGGCTGCGGGTGCTTGCCCTGACGACGGCGGTGCCGATGCACCTGCTGCAGCGGCGCACCCAGTGGGTGGTGGATCGCTACGAACAGCTCGATCTCGACGCCGTGGTGCAGTTTTACGGGCGCGCCGCCCCCCTGCCCCCCTCCGGGGGTTCCGCCTAG
- a CDS encoding glucose-6-phosphate dehydrogenase assembly protein OpcA, with translation MTENASVVAIAEPFRVQVSQIDKQLKTIWSSQEGATRASTFNLLVYESELQDPNSIGEAIGAIAVQHPCRAIALLASTDGPQDNLEAYVAAYCPVSEGGGRESICCEYITLRASGKALNELDTTAAALLLPELETFLWWKGPLNTHLELFTNLQHIVDRTVVDSSLFEAPEKALESYTSLALGHERNRSFGDLNWSRLTPWREETAVAFDSEGRAACLGALDRVIIEYGQSEGIPLNPCQAYLFLGWLASRLGWQPLSLHNKDLTKQIIMRDSTQRPIQVTLRAVAGEAHLAGQITSVGLRSEEMGAACSTVLCSSDSSSCIRMQMNVGEATLSLVSDIDTLTTEQLLSEALRTPDRDPIYEESLEVIHDLMQLK, from the coding sequence ATGACCGAGAATGCCTCCGTCGTCGCGATTGCCGAGCCCTTCCGGGTGCAAGTCAGCCAGATCGACAAGCAGCTCAAGACCATCTGGAGCTCGCAGGAGGGTGCCACCCGCGCTTCGACCTTCAACTTGCTCGTCTACGAGAGCGAACTGCAAGATCCCAACAGCATCGGCGAGGCGATTGGTGCCATTGCCGTGCAGCACCCCTGTCGGGCCATTGCCCTGCTTGCGAGCACCGATGGACCCCAGGATAACCTCGAAGCTTATGTCGCCGCCTACTGCCCGGTGAGCGAAGGCGGCGGGCGCGAGTCGATCTGCTGCGAGTACATCACGCTGCGCGCGAGCGGCAAAGCCCTCAACGAACTGGACACCACCGCCGCGGCCTTGCTGTTGCCCGAGCTTGAGACGTTTTTGTGGTGGAAGGGACCGCTCAATACCCACCTGGAACTGTTCACGAACTTGCAGCACATTGTCGATCGCACCGTGGTCGATTCGTCACTGTTCGAAGCACCCGAGAAGGCGCTCGAAAGCTATACCTCCCTCGCCCTGGGGCACGAAAGAAACCGTTCCTTCGGCGATCTCAACTGGTCACGGCTCACCCCCTGGCGCGAAGAAACCGCGGTTGCCTTCGACAGCGAAGGCCGGGCCGCCTGCCTGGGCGCACTCGACCGCGTGATCATCGAGTACGGCCAGAGCGAGGGCATTCCCCTCAACCCCTGCCAGGCGTACCTGTTTTTGGGTTGGCTCGCCAGCCGCCTGGGCTGGCAGCCTCTGTCGCTGCACAACAAAGATCTCACCAAGCAGATCATCATGCGCGACAGCACCCAGCGGCCCATTCAGGTGACCCTGCGCGCCGTGGCAGGCGAGGCGCACCTGGCCGGTCAGATCACCTCGGTGGGTTTGCGCTCCGAGGAGATGGGAGCCGCCTGCTCGACGGTGCTCTGCAGCAGCGATTCTTCCAGTTGCATCCGTATGCAGATGAACGTGGGTGAAGCCACCCTGTCGCTGGTGAGCGACATCGACACCCTCACCACCGAACAGTTGCTCAGCGAAGCGCTCAGAACCCCCGATCGCGACCCCATCTATGAGGAATCGCTCGAAGTGATCCACGATCTGATGCAGCTGAAGTAG
- the zwf gene encoding glucose-6-phosphate dehydrogenase: protein MTASLTGGLSANPLRQGLRLERTPKPAILTIFGASGDLTVRKLIPALYDLARDRRLPPEFTVVGYARRPYSHEEFREMMKEGVAKYSRSKLGNLWESFSKGIYYFQGDLDNLQNFKDLGEFLQTLDSERGTLGNRAFYMATAPSFFAPIIENLGGAGLAGDVRNTRLVIEKPFGHDLESAQNLNKVVQQVFHEKQVYRIDHYLGKETVQNILVFRFANSIWEPLWNNRYVDHVQITVAETVGVENRGPYYDEAGGALRDMIQNHLVQLLALTAMEPPSAFEADTVRDEKVKVLRATQVGQGPNGLAAVRAQYANGWISGEPVHAYRDEPRVNPDVQTASYIAAKFMINNWRWKGVPFLLRTGKRLAKRVTEIALQFREVPHLLFPSSSAGQLSPNMLVLRIQPDEGISLRFEAKRPVADIAMRSVNMDFHYGGTFEVASPEAYERLLLDFLLGDQTLFTRADEVEAAWKIVTPLIERWEIQKAGDLNYYDAGSWGPSAASKLMDNGRRWRRL, encoded by the coding sequence ATGACCGCATCGTTGACTGGAGGATTGAGCGCCAATCCGTTGCGCCAGGGGCTGCGCCTGGAGCGCACGCCCAAGCCTGCCATTTTGACTATCTTCGGGGCCTCCGGAGATTTGACCGTCCGCAAGCTGATCCCAGCCCTTTACGACCTGGCCCGCGACCGGCGATTGCCCCCTGAATTCACGGTCGTGGGCTATGCCCGTCGCCCCTACAGCCACGAAGAATTTCGCGAAATGATGAAGGAAGGGGTAGCCAAGTATTCGCGCAGCAAGCTGGGCAACCTCTGGGAAAGTTTCTCCAAGGGCATCTATTACTTCCAGGGGGACCTCGACAATCTCCAGAATTTTAAGGACCTCGGCGAATTTTTGCAGACTCTAGATAGCGAGCGCGGCACCCTCGGCAACCGGGCCTTCTACATGGCTACCGCCCCGAGTTTCTTTGCGCCCATCATCGAGAATCTGGGCGGAGCGGGCCTGGCGGGCGACGTGCGCAACACGCGCCTGGTGATCGAAAAACCCTTCGGCCACGACCTGGAGTCGGCTCAAAATCTCAACAAAGTCGTCCAGCAAGTCTTTCACGAAAAGCAGGTCTACCGCATCGATCACTACCTGGGCAAAGAGACCGTTCAGAATATCCTGGTCTTCCGCTTTGCCAATTCGATCTGGGAACCGCTCTGGAACAACCGCTACGTCGATCACGTGCAGATCACGGTAGCAGAGACGGTGGGGGTCGAAAACCGCGGGCCGTACTACGACGAAGCCGGCGGCGCGCTGCGCGACATGATCCAGAATCACCTGGTACAGCTGTTGGCTCTCACCGCCATGGAGCCGCCCTCCGCCTTCGAGGCCGACACCGTGCGCGACGAAAAAGTGAAAGTCCTGCGCGCCACCCAGGTCGGCCAGGGGCCGAACGGCCTTGCGGCAGTCCGCGCCCAGTACGCCAACGGCTGGATTTCAGGCGAACCGGTGCACGCCTACCGCGACGAACCCCGGGTCAACCCCGACGTTCAGACTGCGAGCTATATTGCCGCCAAATTCATGATCAACAATTGGCGCTGGAAGGGCGTGCCGTTTTTGCTGCGCACCGGCAAACGCCTCGCCAAGCGCGTCACCGAAATTGCCCTGCAATTTCGGGAAGTGCCGCACCTGCTCTTTCCGTCGAGCAGCGCGGGCCAGCTCAGCCCGAACATGCTGGTGCTGCGCATCCAACCGGACGAAGGCATTTCGCTGCGCTTCGAGGCCAAGCGGCCGGTGGCCGACATCGCCATGCGCTCGGTGAACATGGACTTTCACTACGGCGGCACCTTCGAGGTCGCCTCGCCCGAAGCCTACGAGCGGTTGCTGCTCGATTTTCTGCTCGGGGATCAGACGCTGTTTACCCGCGCGGACGAAGTCGAGGCGGCCTGGAAGATCGTCACACCGCTCATCGAGCGCTGGGAAATCCAGAAAGCCGGCGATCTCAATTACTACGACGCCGGTTCCTGGGGGCCGAGTGCCGCGAGTAAGCTGATGGACAACGGCCGCCGCTGGCGGCGCCTATAG